Proteins from a single region of Psilocybe cubensis strain MGC-MH-2018 chromosome 3, whole genome shotgun sequence:
- a CDS encoding Major facilitator-type transporter psiT2 yields MPGSLAAARGTDFKTRRTPLPVAQLSLLLLLRFTESASTFVIFPFLNELLSSVTGGDGSRVGYYAGVMESIRQLLSLVSVMYWSKLSDQIGRKPILLLGTLALAVATTSFGFSKTFWGLVVSRCIFTALNSNAGVIKSMVGEITDHSNSADAFALLHVPWAVGSSFGAFSGGLLARPHDHFPDIFSSQFWVKYPYILPCGLMASLAMFACCVVFLFLNETVPTGFMFKHVVLDSEEEPLLRSSDHSINKTSTPEPVPLKLLLKWKTLLPLLNYVSIAALHASYNCIQPLFLAMPVSLGGLALPPREVGIILGTYGITNSIFQTVMLGRLVRRFGVKSVFVTAIAAFIPIFTFSPMMNLFVSINGFSYVVWFMLGCQLSCALVMELGYGCVYMFITAAAPNKRSLGATNGLGQTLVSIGRIFAPVMASSLLSLSIEHRILWGYAAYIALMLLTVGGIVLASRLPRRLD; encoded by the exons ATGCCTGGTTCCCTTGCAGCAGCACGAGGAACTGATTTCAAAACACGCCGGACTCCTCTTCCTGTGGCCcagctttctcttcttctactgCTACGATTCACAGAATCAGCTTCGACCTTTGTGATATTTCCATTTTTGAACGAG CTCTTGTCTTCTGTTACTGGTGGTGATGGATCACGAGTGGGCTATTATGCAGGAGTCATG GAGTCTATACGACAGCTTCTCTCTCTGGTCAGTGTAATGTATTGGAGCAAATTATCAGACCAGATCGGAAGAAAACCTATCCTCCTACTTGGCACCCTGGCATTGGCAGTGGCCACAACCTCATTTGGTTTCTCAAAAACCTTCTGGGGACTGGTAGTAAG CCGATGCATATTTACTGCACTGAACAGCAATGCAG GTGTCATCAAAAGTATGGTCGGTGAAATAACCGACCACAGCAACAGCGCAGACGCTTTTGCCTTACTTCACGTTCCATGGGCTGTAGGAAGCTCATTTGG CGCCTTTTCGGGGGGCTTGCTTGCTCGCCCTCACGACCATTTCCCTGACATTTTTTCTAGCCAATTCTGGGTGAAATACCCTTACATTCTTCCTTGTGGATTAATGGCTTCCTTGGCTATGTTCGCATGCTGCGTtgtctttttatttttaaatGAG ACCGTTCCAACGGGATTCATGTTCAAGCATGTCGTTTTAGACAGCGAAGAAGAGCCCCTTCTTCGATCTTCCGATCATTCAATCAACAAAACTTCAACACCAGAACCCGTTCCGTTAAAACTACTCCTCAAATGGAAAACACTTCTTCCACTCCTCAACTACGTCTCCATCGCAGCTCTTCACGCCTCGTATAATTGTATCCAACCGCTCTTTCTTGCTATGCCTGTCTCGCTAGGCGGGCTCGCGCTACCTCCCCGAGAAGTAGGCATCATCCTTGGCACGTACGGAATCACGAATAGCATTTTCCAGACGGTCATGCTTGGGCGCCTAGTACGCCGCTTCGGCGTTAAATCTGTCTTTGTGACTGCAATCGCAGCCTTCATACCGATCTTTACATTCTCACCAATGATGAATCTTTTTGTTTCGATAAATGGATTCTCATACGTGGTATGGTTTATGCTCGGATGTCAGCTTTCCTGTGCGCTCGTTATGGAGCTAGGATATG GATGTGTATACATGTTTATAACCGCCGCAGCACCGAACAAAAGATCATTGGGTGCGACCAACGGCCTAGGACAAACCCTCGTGTCGATCGGAAGGATCTTTGCACCTGTAATGGCAAGCAGTCTGCTTTCTCTCTCCATTGAGCACCGTATACTATGGGGCTATGCTGCCTACATTGCTCTCATGCTCTTAACAGTGGGGGGTATTGTGTTGGCTTCGCGTTTGCCTCGTCGCCTAGATTAA
- a CDS encoding Coiled-coil domain-containing protein 124-like protein (Coiled-coil domain-containing protein 124 homolog) → MPPKGGNAKKESGRAKKAENEAKKQEAAAAEKERKEAEKWVDKDVKGGKAKQEEKEEKRKAELARKAENARLLAEEEKAAASSKPKAASGPKKKAAATPKPAGPGAIAAGGGLGGPSNPKAKEPTPEVESYAATGIDNALDLLEVVTAKMDKASVGQQAAGIERHPERRFKAAFEAYQEREMPRVKEENPGLRLQQYKDLLYKQFQKSPDNPFNQVTIEYNATKDDKVEALKAKQAQIEQRLREHK, encoded by the exons ATGCCACCAAAGGGTGGTAatgcaaagaaagagagcGGAAGGGCCAAAAAGGCAGAAAATGAAGCAAAGAAGCAGGAGGCAGCTGCAGCCGAGAAG GAGCGCAAAGAAGCCGAGAAGTGGGTTGACAAGGATGTAAAGGGAGGAAAGGCGAaacaagaagagaaggaagagaagcgcAAGGCTGAGTTGGCACGCAAAGCCGAGAACGCGCGTCTcctagcagaagaagaaaaggcggCCGCCTCATCCAAACCAAAGGCTGCATCAGGACCAAAGAAGAAGGCAGCTGCGACACCCAAGCCTGCTGGCCCTGGAGCTATCGCTGCTGGTGGGGGACTGGGAGGACCGTCTAATCCCAAGGCGAAGGAGCCGACGCCGGAGGTGGAGAGTTACGCTGCGACTGGCATTGATAATGCCCTGGATCTGCTCGAGGTTGTCACTGCGAAGATGGACAAAGCAAGCGTTGGGCAGCAGGCCGCTGGGATCGAGAGACATCCTGAG CGTCGGTTTAAA GCCGCCTTCGAAGCATACCAAGAACGAGAAATGCCCAGAGTCAAAGAAGAG AACCCTGGCCTGCGGCTGCAACAATACAAG GATCTATTGTACAAACAATTCCAGAAATCACCCGACAATCC ATTCAATCAAGTCACAATCGAGTACAACGCGACAAAGGACGACAAAGTCGAGGCGCTCAAGGCAAAACAGGCGCAAATCGAACAGCGTCTGCGCGAACACAAGTAG
- a CDS encoding hypothetical protein (Uncharacterized protein C13G6.15c), with the protein MARMFLTAPAEPSSPPVLEPTNTLAVTSLPKSFFDPLILNMLRDHFASFGDINQWVPLPGFGRVIIVYEYDHHAELAKAKSDPIIIDGGFDSSQIVLRVYRADPNPLIPRGERSWIPTTSYLKPPAIEKNFLISPPGSPPVGWEQIKEDPPNATPLADDLIQALRRLQTFEEQPAFEQLLDPMDGSGVGVYVEDCDAHLTVEISEDQWVYGETAPAREKWRSFATAMPPPISSN; encoded by the exons ATGGCCAGAATGTTCCTCACAGCTCCCGCAGAgccctcttctcctcccgTTCTTGAGCCCACAAACACCCTGGCGGTGACCTCGCTGCCAAAGTCCTTTTTTGACCCGTTGATTTTGAACATGCTGCGCGACCATTTTGCGTCCTTTGGTGATATCAACCAGTGGGTACCCCTCCCGGGTTTTGGACGCGTTATCATCGTTTATGAGTACGATCACCACGCGGAGTTGGCAAAAGCCAAAAGCGACCCCATCATCATCGATGGCGGCTTCGACAG CTCTCAGATTGTGCTGCGCGTGTACCGTGCGGATCCTAACCCCCTAATTCCACGAGGCGAACGCTCCTGGATCCCCACCACGAGCTACTTGAAGCCTCCTGCGATCGAGAAGAACTTCCTCATCTCGCCTCCTGGCTCACCCCCTGTGGGGTGGGAACAGATCAAAGAGGACCCTCCGAACGCCACGCCCCTGGCCGACGACCTTATTCAGGCTCTCCGCAGGCTGCAGACGTTCGAAGAGCAACCAGCCTTCGAGCAGTTGCTGGACCCCATGGACGGGTCCGGTGTAGGGGTGTACGTCGAGGACTGCGACGCGCATCTTACAGTCGAAATTTCGGAAGACCAGTGGGTGTACGGCGAGACTGCGCCGGCAAGAGAGAAATGGAGGTCCTTCGCCACCGCCATGCCTCCACCTATCTCCTCCAACTAG
- a CDS encoding Carboxypeptidase Y-like protein A (Carboxypeptidase Y homolog A): protein MSVRNADHVHGAQSTPQQAVAAQRLPYPISAMRSLFLISLVATSLNIAAGAPPSGLYNEALSFQKPFLDISGDEFLDVASEWLDDAKKAILKGKKNLDKWFHDGREFIKQDNLLYEYITHPEFQKYDLRVTEPKLCDPTVKQLSGYLDIAEDKHLFFWFFESRNAPADAPLILWLNGGPGCSSSTGLLFELGPCAVANEGRNVTSNPYSWNTNANIIFLDQPVNVGYSYADDGTSVNNSPVAGKDVYAFLELFLNRYPQYSKAPFHIAAESYGGTYAPNIANVIFKANQELAVSPKAHVKHINLASVILANGLTDPYIQHGSIADWACEGPYAVYNDPQGPECEALRTKIPTCQRLVKSCYNFNSRFTCVPAMAYCNSQLFGPLMQLGLNPYDVRRKCDRNSDGPLCYKQMEWIDTWMNEPSNKAAIGVNPSRNFESCNMAVNQAFALAGDGAHNSAILLPELINSGIRLLVYAGNADMMCNFIGNERWVEKLETQFTSEFTQAQPVPWITIETGRSAGTVRSAGGGGFGAGNVTFVTVHEAGHMVPYDQPEAALDLITRWTQDISLSVTN, encoded by the exons ATGTCCGTGCGCAACGCGGACCATGTGCACGGCGCACAGAGCACACCGCAGCAGGCAGTGGCAGCACAACGCCTTCCTTATCCTATCTCTGCGATGAGGTCCTTATTCCTGATATCTTTGGTGGCCACCTCTCTCAATATAGCTGCAGGGGCACCTCCTAGTGGACTCTACAATGAAGCTTTGTCGTTCCAGAAACCTTTCCTCGATATATCAGGGGACGAATTTCTTGATGTTGCCTCGGAGTGGCTGGACGACGCCAAGAAGGCGATTctgaaagggaagaaaaacCTTGACAAGTGGTTCCATGATGGACGAGAATTCATAAAGCAAGATAACTTGCTCT ACGAATATATTACGCATCCTGAATTCCAGAAATATGATTTGAGGGTGACGGAACCCAAGCTTTGTGACCCAACCGTCAAACAATTGTCAGGGTATCTCGACATTGCTGAAGACAAGCATTTATTCTTCTG GTTCTTCGAGTCTCGCAATGCTCCCGCCGATGCACCCTTAATCCTTTGGTTGAACGGTGGCCCTGGTTGCAGTTCCTCTACAGGGCTTCTTTTTGAACTCGGACCGTGTGCTGTTGCCAATGAAGGCCGCAACGTTACTTCAAACCCCTATAGCTGGAATACTAATGCAAACATAATATTCCTCGACCAACCGGTGAACGTCGGGTACTCTTATGCTGATGACGGAACTTCTGTCAACAACTCTCCGGTTGCAGGGAAAGATGTCTACGCTTTCCTTGAACTCTTCCTGAATAGATACCCGCAATACTCTAAAGCACCATTCCATATTGCAGCGGAGAGTTACGGCGGCACTTATGCTCCCAACATCGCGAATGTCATCTTCAAAGCCAACCAAGAACTTGCGGTTTCGCCCAAGGCACACGTCAAACATATTAACCTTGCCTCAGTGATCCTCGCCAATGGCCTCACCGATCCGTATATTCAGCACGGCTCGATTGCTGACTGGGCATGCGAAGGGCCATATGCTGTCTACAATGATCCACAAGGTCCGGAATGCGAGGCTTTACGCACCAAGATACCCACATGCCAGAGACTCGTCAAGAGTTGTTATAATTTCAATTCCAGGTTCACTTGTGTCCCGGCGATGGCATATTGCAACTCCCAACTTTTCGGCCCTCTCATGC AACTTGGGCTAAACCCATATGACGTTCGTCGTAAATGCGACCGTAACTCGGACGGGCCTCTTTGCTACAAACAAATGGAATGGATCGATACTTGGATGAATGAGCCCTCCAATAAAGCTGCCATTGGAGTTAATCCTTCAAGAAATTTCGAATCGTGTAACATGGCTGTGAACCAGGCATTCGCTCTGGCGGGCGATGGCGCTCACAATAGCGCCATCCTACTTCCAGAGTTGATTAACTCCGGCATAAGATTACTGGTCTATGCAGGCAATGCCG ATATGATGTGCAACTTCATT GGAAACGAACGATGGGTCGAAAAGCTTGAGACTCAATTCACTTCCGAATTCACGCAGGCGCAGCCAGTTCCTTGGATCACTATTGAAACTGGCCGCAGTGCCGGCACAGTTCGAAGCGCCGGTGGAGGTGGTTTCGGAGCTGGAAACGTTACTTTTGTTACTGTTCATGAAGCAGG TCATATGGTGCCATACGATCAGCCGGAAGCAGCATTG GACCTTATTACGCGATGGACCCAGGACATTTCTCTGTCGGTTACTAATTAA
- a CDS encoding Repressor of filamentous growth 1 — MPSLSRVLGWAPPDNEDYLDVALSSSPLLPLQNPTFHISEPNPIRRAPRRVTSRNFESTSPASSNSPLSSDGESPNEKRVEGHGKHADPSWVARPRNEFILFRCDYVRKHSREGKRVRRPPGAEAEKTLSKQAAEAWHHLPPEERLYWKERANGERNEHARRYPDYRYRPKKSAAGRRRQTRSSPNKQQSGSPEKVPAPNASDKEPASPTVTRHTSVADLTMNRMRPRRSVSVPELKTEPVQHRRLRSTASQGWITISNSTVGPDTQRRSSQEYLSTSTRIMSDVAQGEYSVSPAPLPRLLQASSSSLLNWNGERMVAAVPQPTQFLSSTSVSLLSGIDISGGSMLTEFTSGGNPIAPSQLFNMGQGHYSAQGDIWMPQLQSYPEEAAAPTAAGDELGSDANTQDSASDPSPLGSTVPTIPEYDESGNGVNLSSMADYGLHSTGCTPIDLPGATPEAIYSMDAEELFNLSY, encoded by the exons ATGCCTTCACTATCTCGCGTACTTGGATGGGCGCCTCCCGACAACGAGGACTACCTCGACGTCGCTCTCTCCTCGagccctctcctccctctccagAACCCCACGTTCCACATATCCGAGCCCAATCCTATTAGACGCGCTCCGCGACGCGTTACGTCGAGAAACTTCGAGTCTACCTCTCCTGCATCCAGCAACTCGCCCCTTTCATCTGACGGCGAGTCTCCGAACGAGAAACGCGTCGAAGGCCACGGGAAACACGCTGATCCGTCGTGGGTCGCGCGTCCCCGGAACGAGTTCATTTTGTTCCGCTGCGACTACGTCCGGAAGCATTCGCGTGAGGGCAAGCGCGTCAGACGCCCTCCCGGTGCAGAGGCCGAGAAGACTCTCTCCAAGCAGGCAGCCGAGGCCTGGCACCACCTTCCCCCGGAGGAGCGTCTCTACTGGAAGGAACGCGCCAATGGCGAGAGGAACGAGCACGCGCGTAGATATCCCGACTACAGATACCGACCCAAGAAAAGTGCCGCAGGCCGACGGCGCCAGACGCGCTCCTCTCCCAACAAACAGCAGAGTGGCTCTCCAGAGAAGGTCCCAGCTCCCAACGCGTCCGATAAGGAGCCTGCTTCCCCCACTGTTACGCGTCATACGTCGGTGGCCGACCTTACCATGAACAGAATGCGACCTCGACGATCCGTTTCCGTCCCCGAGCTGAAAACGGAGCCAGTGCAGCATCGACGCTTGAGGTCTACTGCGAGTCAAGGATGGATTACTATCTCAAACTCGACCGTCGGCCCTGATACCCAGAGGCGCTCCTCTCAAGAG TATCTATCTACTTCTACGCGAATCATGTCCGACGTCGCCCAAGGAGAATACTCTGTATCCCCAGCACCCCTTCCCCGACTTCTCCAGGCATCCAGTTCCTCCCTTCTCAACTGGAATGGCGAGCGCATGGTTGCGGCAGTACCACAGCCAACACAGTTCCTCTCGTCGACCTCAGTCTCTCTCCTCTCTGGCATCGACATCTCTGGCGGATCCATGCTCACCGAATTCACCAGCGGCGGCAACCCCATCGCGCCATCCCAGTTATTTAACATGGGACAGGGTCACTACAGCGCACAAGGCGATATTTGGATGCCTCAGCTCCAGAGCTATCCAGAAGAGGCCGCCGCACCCACAGCGGCGGGTGACGAACTGGGATCTGATGCTAACACACAGGACTCGGCGTCCGACCCTTCTCCACTTGGCTCCACGGTACCCACCATTCCAGAGTACGACGAGTCAGGTAATGGCGTAAACTTGTCGAGTATGGCAGACTACGGTCTCCATTCTACTGGATGTACCCCTATCGACCTGCCAGGCGCCACTCCCGAGGCCATCTACTCTATGGATGCCGAAGAATTATTCAATCTGAGTTATTAG